A single region of the Larimichthys crocea isolate SSNF unplaced genomic scaffold, L_crocea_2.0 scaffold288, whole genome shotgun sequence genome encodes:
- the LOC109138880 gene encoding OX-2 membrane glycoprotein isoform X2, with protein sequence MLNGAVLILLFVLKKGQAAPVQTQHTVMAAVGDEACLSCRLTQHKEVLQVTWQKLSPEGEKNVATSTKYFGRQVNRGFREKVEFKDAGLQNSSIVIRNVTEQDEGCYACLFNSNPEGALTGRTCLKVYELHEPVLHVESNSAEEAVVSCSATGRPAPTVTLRVLQQDLHLSNYSSVSVTNTNSTVTVTSTAVLSGFHDDRTQVGCAVRVLSGPQKEVLMMIPEVKQSSADDFTWIIVLFVVLAFICLAVITVLLLRKRRHSSSHKDSEATKTPQKPTEHPHEPKTPLMQQVNENLRQWSTEKHHKGNDTETSSPCVKHLFSSNESLATESYKTNSSKSGDICNKLTLNV encoded by the exons ATGTTGAACGGTGCAGTCCTCATTCTGCTTTTTGTCCTTAAAAAAG GTCAAGCAGCTCCggtacaaacacagcacactgtgATGGCAGCAGTCGGAGATGAGGCTTGTTTGAGCTGTCGGCTGACTCAACATAAAGAAGTTCTTCAAGTCACCTGGCAGAAACTTTCACCTGAGGGAGAGAAGAATGTTGCAACATCCACCAAATACTTTGGTCGTCAGGTGAATCGTGGCTTCAGAGAAAAAGTGGAGTTTAAAGATGCTGGACTGCAGAACAGCTCCATAGTTATCAGGAACGTGACGGAGCAGGATGAAGGATGCTATGCCTGTTTGTTCAACTCCAACCCTGAAGGTGCTCTCACTGGTAGAACCTGCCTCAAAGTCTACG agctgcatgaaCCCGTCCTACATGTAGAGTCAAACTCTGCTGAAGAGGCAGTTGTGTCCTGCTCGGCCACAGGTCGACCTGCTCCCACAGTAACATTAAGAGTCCTGCAACAAGACCTCCACCTGTCAAACTACAGCTCTGTCAGTgtcaccaacaccaacagtaCAGTCACTGTCACCTCTACAGCTGTGCTGTCTGGTTTCCATGATGACCGCACACAGGTTGGATGTGCAGTACGAGTGCTCTCTGGTCCTCAGAAAgaggtgttgatgatgattcCTGAGGTCAAACAGTCGTCTGCTGATG ATTTCACTTGGATCATCGTGTTGTTTGTGGTATTAGCCTTTATTTGTCTTGCTGTCATCACCGTCCTGCTTCTACGAAAACGACGACACAG TTCGTCACACAAAGACTCTGAGGCGACTAAGACACCACAAAAACCAACCGAACACCCTCACGA GCCCAAAACACCTTTAATGCAGCAGGTGAACGAGAACCTAAGGCAATGGTCTACTGAGAAACATCATAAAGGGAACGACACTGAAACATCATCTCCGTGCGTAAAGCATCTGTTTTCATCAAATGAAAGTTTAGCGACAGAATCCTACAAGACAAATTCGTCAAAATCTGGTGACATTTGTAACAAACTTACGCTGAATGTATAA
- the LOC109138880 gene encoding OX-2 membrane glycoprotein isoform X1, which yields MTHHPVLYLLYSFGFFHKGQAAPVQTQHTVMAAVGDEACLSCRLTQHKEVLQVTWQKLSPEGEKNVATSTKYFGRQVNRGFREKVEFKDAGLQNSSIVIRNVTEQDEGCYACLFNSNPEGALTGRTCLKVYELHEPVLHVESNSAEEAVVSCSATGRPAPTVTLRVLQQDLHLSNYSSVSVTNTNSTVTVTSTAVLSGFHDDRTQVGCAVRVLSGPQKEVLMMIPEVKQSSADDFTWIIVLFVVLAFICLAVITVLLLRKRRHSSSHKDSEATKTPQKPTEHPHEPKTPLMQQVNENLRQWSTEKHHKGNDTETSSPCVKHLFSSNESLATESYKTNSSKSGDICNKLTLNV from the exons GTCAAGCAGCTCCggtacaaacacagcacactgtgATGGCAGCAGTCGGAGATGAGGCTTGTTTGAGCTGTCGGCTGACTCAACATAAAGAAGTTCTTCAAGTCACCTGGCAGAAACTTTCACCTGAGGGAGAGAAGAATGTTGCAACATCCACCAAATACTTTGGTCGTCAGGTGAATCGTGGCTTCAGAGAAAAAGTGGAGTTTAAAGATGCTGGACTGCAGAACAGCTCCATAGTTATCAGGAACGTGACGGAGCAGGATGAAGGATGCTATGCCTGTTTGTTCAACTCCAACCCTGAAGGTGCTCTCACTGGTAGAACCTGCCTCAAAGTCTACG agctgcatgaaCCCGTCCTACATGTAGAGTCAAACTCTGCTGAAGAGGCAGTTGTGTCCTGCTCGGCCACAGGTCGACCTGCTCCCACAGTAACATTAAGAGTCCTGCAACAAGACCTCCACCTGTCAAACTACAGCTCTGTCAGTgtcaccaacaccaacagtaCAGTCACTGTCACCTCTACAGCTGTGCTGTCTGGTTTCCATGATGACCGCACACAGGTTGGATGTGCAGTACGAGTGCTCTCTGGTCCTCAGAAAgaggtgttgatgatgattcCTGAGGTCAAACAGTCGTCTGCTGATG ATTTCACTTGGATCATCGTGTTGTTTGTGGTATTAGCCTTTATTTGTCTTGCTGTCATCACCGTCCTGCTTCTACGAAAACGACGACACAG TTCGTCACACAAAGACTCTGAGGCGACTAAGACACCACAAAAACCAACCGAACACCCTCACGA GCCCAAAACACCTTTAATGCAGCAGGTGAACGAGAACCTAAGGCAATGGTCTACTGAGAAACATCATAAAGGGAACGACACTGAAACATCATCTCCGTGCGTAAAGCATCTGTTTTCATCAAATGAAAGTTTAGCGACAGAATCCTACAAGACAAATTCGTCAAAATCTGGTGACATTTGTAACAAACTTACGCTGAATGTATAA
- the LOC104937622 gene encoding B- and T-lymphocyte attenuator, with protein sequence MRLNRCLTVPHVFILMMLLLILEADGEDTDCEVEFRVRRNTVYETSLGEQLRINCTVIFCNNSPPTVSWYKLEKTGFPVDVSSDSHIKTEWKTLKAGEGISYLIFQNVLKSDSGVYLCHAGDSVSHCINVSVHEVSMFELTTATTSEPQSPTMQNNLSAYLPQCVPYHAAGVGVFILIVIIICVTSKRGCKGRSRDTPDPNPEPSSHQ encoded by the exons ATGAGACTTAACCGCTGCCTGACCGTTCCTCATGTGTTCATCTTGATGATGCTGCTCCTCATTTTGGAAGCTGATG GTGAAGATACAGATTGTGAAGTTGAATTTAGAGTACGCCGCAACACAGTTTATGAAACTTCCCTTGGGGAACAACTTCGGATTAACTGCACCGTTATTTTCTGCAACAATTCACCACCAACAGTCTCCTGGTATAAACTTGAGAAGACTGGCTTCCCTGTCGATGTCAGCAGTGACAGTCACATTAAGACAGAGTGGAAAACTTTAAAAGCCGGAGAAGGAATATCATATTTGATCTTCCAAAACGTACTCAAAAGTGACTCAGGTGTGTATTTATGTCATGCTGGAGACAGCGTGAGTCACTGCATCAACGTCTCTGTCCATG AAGTCTCAATGTTTGAACTCACCACGGCTACAACTTCTGAACCAC AGAGCCCAACAATGCAGAACAATCTCAGTGCTTACCTCCCTCAATGTGTCCCGTACCATGCTGCTGGAGTCGGAGTCTTTATCCTTATCGTGATAATTATATGCGTCACATCAAAACGTGGATGTAAAG GAAGATCCAGGGACACACCAGATCCAAACCCAGAGCCCTCCTCCCATCAGTGA
- the LOC104937633 gene encoding OX-2 membrane glycoprotein-like isoform X1, with the protein MTHHAVLYLLYLFGFFHKGLPALIQTQHTVMVSVGNEACLNCRLVQSKDVLQVTWQKLSPEGERNVATFNKYYGQRVNADFRDKVEFKDAGLQNCSIVFRRVTEQDEGCYRCMFNTYPEGALKVSTCLRLYELHEPVLHVESNSAEEAVVSCSATGRPAPTVTLRVLQQDLHLSNYSSVSVTNTNSTVTVTSTAVLSGFHDDRTQVGCAVRVLSGPQKEVLMMIPEVKQSSADALKSDDGDHYFTWIIVLFVVLAFICLAVITVLFLRKRRHSSSHKDSEATKTPQKPTEHPHEQKTPLMQQVNEHVRQRMSTGKRHKRNSPKTSSPSVKCQLFPTNESI; encoded by the exons ATGACGCACCATGCGGTTTTATATCTGCTTTATTTGTTTGGATTCTTCCATAAAG GTCTCCCAGCTctgatccaaacacagcacactgtgATGGTAAGTGTTGGAAACGAAGCCTGCTTAAACTGTCGGCTGGTTCAGTCTAAAGATGTCCTTCAGGTCACCTGGCAGAAACTTTCACCTGAGGGCGAGAGGAACGTTGCCACCTTCAACAAATACTACGGCCAAAGAGTGAACGCTGACTTCAGGGATAAGGTGGAGTTCAAAGATGCTGGGCTGCAGAACTGCTCCATCGTGTTCAGGAGGGTGACGGAGCAGGATGAAGGATGCTATCGCTGCATGTTTAACACTTATCCTGAAGGCGCTCTCAAAGTTTCAACCTGCCTCAGACTCTATG agctgcatgaaCCCGTCCTACATGTAGAGTCAAACTCTGCTGAAGAGGCAGTTGTGTCCTGCTCGGCCACAGGTCGACCTGCTCCCACAGTAACATTAAGAGTCCTGCAACAAGACCTCCACCTGTCAAACTACAGCTCTGTCAGTgtcaccaacaccaacagtaCAGTCACTGTCACCTCTACAGCTGTGCTGTCTGGTTTCCATGATGACCGCACACAGGTTGGATGTGCAGTACGAGTGCTCTCTGGTCCTCAGAAAgaggtgttgatgatgattcCTGAGGTCAAACAGTCGTCTGCTGATG ctcTGAAGTCTGATGACGGCGATCACT ATTTCACTTGGATCATCGTGTTGTTTGTGGTATTAGCCTTTATTTGTCTTGCTGTCATCACCGTCCTGTTTCTACGAAAACGACGACACAG TTCGTCACACAAAGACTCTGAGGCGACTAAGACACCACAAAAACCAACCGAACACCCTCACGA GCAAAAAACACCTTTAATGCAGCAGGTGAACGAGCACGTAAGGCAACGGATGTCTACTGGGAAACGTCATAAAAGGAACAGCCCTAAAACATCATCTCCGTCCGTAAAGTGTCAGCTTTTTCCAACAAATGAAAGTATATAG
- the LOC104937633 gene encoding OX-2 membrane glycoprotein-like isoform X2, giving the protein MTHHAVLYLLYLFGFFHKGLPALIQTQHTVMVSVGNEACLNCRLVQSKDVLQVTWQKLSPEGERNVATFNKYYGQRVNADFRDKVEFKDAGLQNCSIVFRRVTEQDEGCYRCMFNTYPEGALKVSTCLRLYELHEPVLHVESNSAEEAVVSCSATGRPAPTVTLRVLQQDLHLSNYSSVSVTNTNSTVTVTSTAVLSGFHDDRTQVGCAVRVLSGPQKEVLMMIPEVKQSSADDFTWIIVLFVVLAFICLAVITVLFLRKRRHSSSHKDSEATKTPQKPTEHPHEQKTPLMQQVNEHVRQRMSTGKRHKRNSPKTSSPSVKCQLFPTNESI; this is encoded by the exons ATGACGCACCATGCGGTTTTATATCTGCTTTATTTGTTTGGATTCTTCCATAAAG GTCTCCCAGCTctgatccaaacacagcacactgtgATGGTAAGTGTTGGAAACGAAGCCTGCTTAAACTGTCGGCTGGTTCAGTCTAAAGATGTCCTTCAGGTCACCTGGCAGAAACTTTCACCTGAGGGCGAGAGGAACGTTGCCACCTTCAACAAATACTACGGCCAAAGAGTGAACGCTGACTTCAGGGATAAGGTGGAGTTCAAAGATGCTGGGCTGCAGAACTGCTCCATCGTGTTCAGGAGGGTGACGGAGCAGGATGAAGGATGCTATCGCTGCATGTTTAACACTTATCCTGAAGGCGCTCTCAAAGTTTCAACCTGCCTCAGACTCTATG agctgcatgaaCCCGTCCTACATGTAGAGTCAAACTCTGCTGAAGAGGCAGTTGTGTCCTGCTCGGCCACAGGTCGACCTGCTCCCACAGTAACATTAAGAGTCCTGCAACAAGACCTCCACCTGTCAAACTACAGCTCTGTCAGTgtcaccaacaccaacagtaCAGTCACTGTCACCTCTACAGCTGTGCTGTCTGGTTTCCATGATGACCGCACACAGGTTGGATGTGCAGTACGAGTGCTCTCTGGTCCTCAGAAAgaggtgttgatgatgattcCTGAGGTCAAACAGTCGTCTGCTGATG ATTTCACTTGGATCATCGTGTTGTTTGTGGTATTAGCCTTTATTTGTCTTGCTGTCATCACCGTCCTGTTTCTACGAAAACGACGACACAG TTCGTCACACAAAGACTCTGAGGCGACTAAGACACCACAAAAACCAACCGAACACCCTCACGA GCAAAAAACACCTTTAATGCAGCAGGTGAACGAGCACGTAAGGCAACGGATGTCTACTGGGAAACGTCATAAAAGGAACAGCCCTAAAACATCATCTCCGTCCGTAAAGTGTCAGCTTTTTCCAACAAATGAAAGTATATAG
- the LOC104937623 gene encoding OX-2 membrane glycoprotein-like: MCGPALPLCLLLWIVGTAVFRTQGEVIALDHLNAEAGLPLLLSCNITTAPNDKVKQVRWYNRHNKILLAYEQSVPVRVSHQDPNVQLNASHNDASYITIRKVRPNDEGCYRCIFDVYPTGQQEGKTCVSVTGKVHLDGNKTAVSGHPATLSCWYSLPERVQQVLWRKTAEQGDTTTVASYAKHGHQSMADQFVGRVSLSRSLGDTQLTIQQVKTEDEACYTCEFHTYPDGTMKATACLSVYVLPKPELSHATSSPGVTEANCTAQSRPAAEIVWNVVGDNRTLGPPISSAYDQGDGTTIVTSTLLFQSGLLDKLSVKCIVHHPGLKKPLTVSLSPNVGPAMVILLSVCGVAAVLLLCLCVCLCKCFICTDD; encoded by the exons ATGTGTGGACCTGCCCTGCCCCTGTGTCTGCTGCTCTGGATAGTCGGGACGGCTGTTTTCAGAACTCAAG GTGAAGTCATCGCTCTTGACCATCTGAATGCAGAGGCAggtcttcccctcctcctcagctgcaACATCACCACGGCACCGAACGACAAAGTCAAGCAAGTGCGCTGGTACAACAGGCACAACAAGATCCTCCTGGCGTACGAGCAGAGCGTCCCGGTCCGTGTGAGCCATCAAGACCCCAACGTGCAGCTCAACGCCTCGCACAACGACGCCAGCTACATCACCATCAGGAAGGTTCGGCCCAATGACGAGGGCTGTTATCGCTGCATCTTTGACGTTTACCCCACGGGTCAGCAAGAAGGCAAGACGTGCGTCAGCGTCACTG GTAAAGTGCACCTGGATGGCAACAAGACGGCCGTGAGCGGGCACCCCGCCACCCTCTCCTGCTGGTACAGCCTCCCCGAGAGGGTCCAACAGGTGCTGTGGAGGAAGACGGCCGAACAAGGCGACACCACCACCGTGGCCTCCTACGCCAAGCACGGCCACCAGAGCATGGCGGATCAGTTCGTGGGTCGGGTTAGTTTGAGCCGAAGCCTGGGCGACACCCAGCTGACCATCCAGCAGGTGAAGACGGAGGACGAGGCGTGCTACACCTGCGAGTTCCACACATATCCAGACGGCACTATGAAGGCCACCGCCTGCCTGTCTGTTTATG TGTTACCTAAACCAGAGCTGAGCCATGCGACCTCGTCCCCAGGAGTCACCGAGGCAAACTGCACCGCTCAGTCCCGACCGGCCGCAGAGATCGTCTGGAACGTCGTCGGAGACAACCGGACTCTTGGACCGCCCATTTCTTCTGCCTACGACCAGGGCGACGGCACCACCATAGTGACGAGCACGCTGCTCTTCCAATCGGGGCTGCTCGACAAGCTGTCCGTCAAGTGCATCGTGCACCACCCGGGTCTGAAGAAACCTCTGACGGTGTCCCTCAGCCCAAACG TGGGTCCGGCCATGGTCATCCTCCTCTCGGTGTGCGGCGTGGCGGCGgtcctcctcctgtgtttgtgtgtttgtctctgcaagTGCTTCATCTGCACTGACG ACTGA